A region of the Cryptococcus neoformans var. neoformans B-3501A chromosome 6, whole genome shotgun sequence genome:
CAtcatccctccttctttctccaaaAAACCCATCTGCCGATCACGGATGGTACGATAAGCGGTGGTGAGAAAATCTTGTTCCAGATGGAACCAGTTTTTGCTTAATTCGGGCAAGGGCTCATCGATAGAGACAGtttgtgaggaagaggaacgaGTGGTATTGGCAGTGGTTGCGATGAGGGACGTGGTAGTAGGAGAAAGGGTGAGGGTGAGATGCGAGCGGATGAGATGGGTGAGGCGATAGAAGTCGGGGGTGCATGAATTGGACTCTTGCCACATTCTTTAATATTTGTCAGCTCCAAATCCAAAGATAATGCTGAAACTCAAAATAGCTCACCTGAGGAAGAACTTCAAAACAAGATGGTGCAAGTTTGGGAAGTTTAACAGGAACGGCTGGAAAGAAGTAGGTGCGTGATGACCTGTGCCGGCCTGCGAGATCTTGTAATGCTCACAAAGCAGCTTGACACATTCGGCGCTGAGGATGGACCAGTTCAATTGAGGCCAGATCAGGTGTGGTTGGGGGATATGGACATACCTCGCTTTGCCGATGGGGCATCGCCTTTCAGCAGGTTTGGCTTGTTGTTCCATCACAAGCTACAGGAGATAAATCAACATCAACATTATGCCAGACCTCCCCCTCTTGGGGAGTGAGTATACATTACTCACGTTGTTAAACCTCTCTTCATGGGTCGCAAACCAGTGCTAAACCCCAAGTACATCAGTCATGCTTTGGACACGTACTGAAAAAGCGATTCCGGTTCTTACCAGACACTCTAAACCCAATTCACCTACATCCCTAAACATCGCACCCTCACCCAACACTCCATCctggccttcttcgcctAATCCAatcatccaccatcctTTCGCCCCTCTATCTATCTCTCCTAAACCTAGCCCAAACTTTCCCATTCCCGTTCCGGGCTCTGCCCCCAGTCCGGCCCCCGTATTACTCATCCCAAGTTGACCACCGCTCATCGCCTCCCAACCCCCATCCCCGGCTTCTCCCCCTATTTTTTTGGCCAACTCTCCCAACTTTCCCGCCTCCCATATATCTTTCAACATCTTTTCATGCTCTTTATACTGTCCCGGCCGCACGGATCGTAGACGCTTGTGTTGCAGTATAACGCAGAGACGGGATTGGAAATCGAGAATATGCGGAGAGATGATGTTATTTGTGCTAGTTGGTATTAAGCGCTGTATAACATTTGATTATTTTTTTGGGAATTTTCGATTGAATGAATAGTTAGTAACGAGGAACGGAGATGATAGAGACATAGGAGGGACGCACAGAGACATATCTGCAGATCCCCAATTTTTCCAAGATCCATACAAGTTCGTTATACTGCCTGCTGCCTTCTTGATTTCCTGATCTCAGACAAGCATTGATCAAACCAAGACTGTTTTCAACAATAAGCTCCTGCTCCTACAAAAGGTAATCACGGTATCATTCACCTTTGTGCAACTAGCTCCAAGTCACCTGTACCTTCTAGCCTTTTGACAAGTATTTTGAAAAGATACTCGGCATTGGCGACTgatccttcatcttcacctgATGATACAATGTTGAGTTGTTTGATTAAAATGTACACTTTATCGAAGCCGTATAATGAATGACCTTTACAATGGTGGTGCTGATCTTTCGCCGCGGGGGTCAGTTCTCTAGATTTGCGTTTCGCTCGATTTTTACCTCCAATCACATCGTGTCGCGGCCCAGGCCCTAATACAGGCTTGAGTCCTAGAGCTTTTGTCGATGCCGAAATTAAGAGTTCTGGTGGGTTATcatgatgggaagaggatagaCGAGAGATTACTAGTTTACGAATGATGGCTGTCGCAGGTCTTAGGACGTTGGGCTGGGTAGCGTAGATGAGTAAGAGTAAGATACGGGTGATAAAGGTATCCGTAAGATCTGCCCAGGCTGATTCATATTCAAGAACACCTCTTATGCCTTGGAGAGCATACTGCATAGTAAGGTCAGTAAGCAATCGCGCCAACGTGACAGGAGTGAATTGAAGTCTTACAGCGAGAGCATTTCCCGTTAAACCATTTTCCAACTCCAAAATCTTGACCAATGTTCGCATGCCTCCCTTGAGTAAAAACTCTGCAGTaaactcttcttcgctgACAAACTTCTGGAAATTGAAGAGAGCCAATTTGAGGGGAAGAACATCTTCCGCTGGCGGGGTATCGGGCGTAGACCCTGCTAATGATCTGCGACGGGTAGATTTAAGGGAAGCTACTACGATGAGAGCTTCTGTCGTTGGCGAAGCACAGAGCCTGGGACAGTACTCCTTGTCAATATTTACCATACAGCAGGTATAATACCAGTGCTCACTTTAGAGTGTCGTGATTGTACACTTTGCTCGGCAGATTGTTTTGAGTGACAAGGTTGtccccttcatctctcagACAGAGGGTAATATGATGTTCCTCGGTAGCAAAGGATGCTGCCATGACCTCGACGATATAAGCTATACGCTACAATATCTGTTATCAGGCTGCTGCTTGCTAAACTACTCCATTCCGTTCGAACTGAAAGTCTGGTTGAGAACTTACAGCCTCGGGGTCTATCCTCGCCGGTATCCGTCGTCCTAAAAGGCATCTGTCAATACCGAAATTCACAGAAACGATGTTAACAAAACCCAGAACGTATCAATCACCTTTGAACGTGACAACATTAGTGGGTATAGCCTGTTTGCTGGTGAACGGCTCTACGCCTGATTGGTCCATGATTTATGCCCGATGCGTGATTGATGGGATGGCTTTCGCTTCAAATGCGGTGTATATATGTCTTAATGTTTGCAATATCTATGCAGAGGCTTTGCCTACGAGGTAAGTAAGTTGTACTCTGTAAACAGTCAGTATGGCAAGACTGGAATATCGGGGCTGCGGGATGTAACGTTACTCTCATCAACAAGAAGGTCTTTGACAATGCCGGAAAGGGCGCCGTCGTCATCAGGTCCGCGTTAATTGTCCTTGAAGTTGTCCTTATCAAAACAAATCCACACTTTTATTTatatctttcttcttttgattTTACAACCTTGCTCTCTATATACGCATACCGCTCCGCCCAATATATACACGCCCATACCAGAAGTGCGGGCGAATGGCCTCCGTACCCCTCACTCCACTTCCCATGAACACCACTCATAACAATGTGCATCACCGATATTCACCGCACTCTGACACCATAACCACACCCATAACCGAAACCACTCCTGCACTCGGATCGGATGATCACGCGGATACTGGGAATGAAAATCAGCCTGGTAGGAGGGGCGATTCTGTTGATGGAGAGGATATTGATCAATTCATAGCTGGTAAGCACACCATACAGTAGTGGAGTGAGCTGATACGGCTTATGGATAAAGATAATCAAGCATTGGATGAACTGCCGATGATGACAGGGTCGAAACATGCAAACAAGCGGTTATTTGCTGCGTTCATGATATTCGGTCTTTTAAACAATGGTGAGTCCTGAGCAGAGCAATCGAGCGACCGGCTCAGCTTCTCAGCTCCAGGGAAGCTGTCATGGTGATGGGGTAAAATAACGAGCTAAACAATGTATTCTACTCATCGACACATGATAGTCCTGTACGTGATCATCTTATCAGCAGCGTTGGACCTCGTATCGGCCGATACTCCCAAAGGTGTTGTCGCGCTGttcaacatcttccctGCGTTGATCACCAAAGTTGTCTGGCCATTGCTCTCAAATGGAAAGATTAGGTATACTAGGAGAGTGGGGTTTTGTACAATTTGTAGCTGGTTTGGTATAATAGTGAGCCtcccctcttccatttcttttcttctcaacTTTCTTCGTCATTTGGCTGGAAGGCTTCAATGGCTCGGTGGCTGACACTCCTAACAAAGACAATCGCATTATCCTCATCTCTATCTCCACGTCTCCTCGGGATATCCCTAGCCTCATTATCCTCCGGTATGGGAGAACTCACCTTCCTACAACTCACGACCACCCTCCCTACTGAGGCAACGTCCAAGACGGCTTTGGGAGCATGGTCTAGCGGAACCGGGTTTGCGGGTGTAGCAGGTGCAGGGATATGGTGGTTGTTAAGAGGCTTGGGTGTGAAAGGTGGGTTGGGATTGTCTAGTGTGAGCCAAACTCATTTCATTTGTTTGCATCGCATTACGTGTGGTGAAGAGCTCCGGGAATTGACTGATTTTGTGTATAGTTTTTACCATTGTTTTTCCCAATTACATACAAATACATCCTGCCTCCCTTTTCTCATCTTGAGGCTTCTTCAGACTCATCTCCTTATCAACGGcttccaacatcttcatcattatCGAATAATAACAATTTTCGGCCTCCTGCAATCCTCATCTCAGTGCCATCATCCGAGTATGTCCCACAACATACGCCTCTCTTATCTTCCGGGTTTATCGATCGAGACAGAGACAGGAAcagggatggagaggaattAACAGATGGGGATAAGAGATTAATGGGAATGAGAGCTTCAAGGTTGACGACAcaggaaaagatgaagtTGCTGCGACCATTGGTGGTGAGATACATGCTTCCGCTTTGTGCAGTTTACGTGGAGGAATATGTCATCAACTCTGTGCGttcatctcccttccttccttcttctccttgtcccaCTTTTCTCGATGAAGACTGATGACTGATGGCCGAGTTTGGGTTTAGGGAGTAGCACCTACGCTGGTTTTTCCATTGCCAACGTACGGACTTTGGTCGTGGCTCTTCAAATCTCCTCGTGATTACTATCCTTTTTGGTCACTTACCTGTATGTTGCCCTTTTCTCCTGTCCCTTGAAGACTAGAAAAAGATTACTTAATTTTAATCACGGATACACCAAAAATGACAGACCAAacttttgtttttctttcccgctcatccctctccctcggcCTACCGCCTATACCCAAACGACTTCTCCCTTTACCGGCTATCATCCAATTCCTAgtcctttcccttctttttcttcaagcGAAGAcgtttttcttctcctcccccgCTTACACTCCTCCAGCAgacggagatggtggggtGGATAGAAGTATTACAATTGTTTTCTTATTAATTTGTTTGGAAGGGCTGTGTGGTGGGAGTGGGTATGTCAACACGTTTTACCACGTGGGCAGAGAAGGCAGCAGTGTCAGTGAAAACTATGACGCTGATGGCGAGAATGAGATGGGTGGGGATCGAAGAACTTTGAATGtgacggagatggagaagaaggcgatggaaagagagTTTAGGATCGGTGCTGTTGGAGCGGCTGATTCAACTGGTAcgttttcctcatctcgtATCGTCTTCTACAATCAAAACTTAATTGGCGCATTGAATGGATGAACGGATGCTGAATGAGTAAATTTCAGGTATCCTATTTGCATCGCTCATCTCAATGCCCCTTGAAATAGCACTTTGTCGAAGCCAGGTTGATCAAGGAAGGACAATGTGTCGGGAGCTTTAACTGCCTGAACTATAACTTCCTGAACTGTAACAGTCAGATTGAGACCGAAGCGGAGAGTGTCACCTTCTCGAGTACGTCTTAGTCTTCTATTGTGGAAGGCGTATTGCGCAATGTGTCAACGCAGTACACATAATTTGTAAAAATAATGCATCCTTGTGGAAGGCATATTCCAATAATGTGTCAATACAGTACACATAATTTGTAAAATTAATGCATTCATGTGGAAGGCATACTGTGAAATGTGTCAATACAGCAAACATAATTTgtaaaaataaaaaaatgCATGTATCTTTCCATCAGATCATGTTCTTTTTTATGGTGAAACAGCATATCGTAAGCCCCCCGGGACTGACTGTTTGTTCTCAAacctcaacctccaccttttctCGAACTCTCTCGAAGGTCGCTCATCCGTTTTGGCCGGGGAAAACGAATATAAATATGAAtctattctctcttccatcccattcttccttttcacaCGCATCTTTCTAACGCCATCGGAGTCGAAACGTCCAGATGTCCAATACCATCGCCTATTTTGACATCACCATCGCCAACGAGCCTGCTGGTAGGCTCACTTTCGAGCTCTTTGACGATGTTGTCCCCAAGGTATGTCTGTTTATGCATCTCTGGCCACCATGCCTGCTGCCTCAAGAGTCAGTTGCAGTAGGCAGGGAGATCGGGGCAAATATCTGGCTATCATGGATCCCACGATTATTAACCATTAGTTTTTGTAGACTGCCAACAACTTTAAGCACCTCTGTATCGGAGACAAGACCAACGAAGCCGGCGTTAAGCTCGCGTATGCCGGGTCTAGCTTCCACAGGTGCATCAAGGGCTTCATGCTGCAAGGTGGTGACTTTACCAGGGGCGACGGAACCGGTGGAGAGTCCATCTATGGCGAGAAGGTTAGTCGAATCctccgtcctcctccaaagatTCTAGAGGAGTGCTTTGtgttttgtttgttttgCGTTGGCTGacttgatgaggaaagtttgaggatgaaaacTTTGAATTGAAGCACGATAAGCCTATGCTTCTTTCCATGGCTAATGCCGGACCTGGTACTAATGGATCTCAATTCTTTATTACTACGTAAGTCTTCTCGTCTCATGTAAGAGGTAGAAAACACGGGACGTTTTTACATTCGTCTGGTCTTGACGAAAAAGCGAAAAGATACCACAGAACAGCGGCTAACATTTGCTTTCATTATATCAGCGTCCCCACCCCTCATCTCGATGGGAAGCACGTCGTGTTCGGCCGAGTCATCTACAACCGCTCCCTCGTCCGCCGCATCGAAAACATCCCCACCACATCCGACCGTCCCGACCAGGAGGTCACCATCTCTTCCGCCGGCGTCCTCTCCCCCGACGAGTTCGCCCAGCTCGAGGCTGAACGTCAAGCCAAACAAGCCGGCTCTGATGGTGGTGATATCTGGGAAGACTGGCCTcaggacgaagaaggtgtGGACGCTGAGAAGCCTGAAGAAGCGCTTGTCGTAGCCGGCAAGCTGAAGGAAGTGGGTACAAAGGAGTTTAAAGCGGGAAACTTTGCGGTGGCGTTGGACAAGTACCAAAAGGCATTGAGGTACCTCGACGTCCACCCTGTACTCCCCAATGACTCCCCCGCCGAACTGGTCGAGTCCTTCCGTTCTCTCCGACTCCCACTTCT
Encoded here:
- a CDS encoding hypothetical protein (HMMPfam hit to Pro_isomerase, Cyclophilin type peptidyl-prolyl cis-trans isomerase, score: 332.5, E(): 6e-97) — translated: MSNTIAYFDITIANEPAGRLTFELFDDVVPKTANNFKHLCIGDKTNEAGVKLAYAGSSFHRCIKGFMLQGGDFTRGDGTGGESIYGEKFEDENFELKHDKPMLLSMANAGPGTNGSQFFITTVPTPHLDGKHVVFGRVIYNRSLVRRIENIPTTSDRPDQEVTISSAGVLSPDEFAQLEAERQAKQAGSDGGDIWEDWPQDEEGVDAEKPEEALVVAGKLKEVGTKEFKAGNFAVALDKYQKALRYLDVHPVLPNDSPAELVESFRSLRLPLLTNAALCALKLPASPNTSSLVVSLTSRALTLPNLSASEKGKALYRRAQAYVLKKDDEAAEKDLKGALECVPGDAGVIKLLKDVEAKRKARREKERQAFAKMFG
- a CDS encoding hypothetical protein (HMMPfam hit to CLN3, CLN3 protein, score: 149.2, E(): 9e-42), translating into MDKDNQALDELPMMTGSKHANKRLFAAFMIFGLLNNVLYVIILSAALDLVSADTPKGVVALFNIFPALITKVVWPLLSNGKIRYTRRVGFCTICSWFGIITIALSSSLSPRLLGISLASLSSGMGELTFLQLTTTLPTEATSKTALGAWSSGTGFAGVAGAGIWWLLRGLGVKGGLGLSSFLPLFFPITYKYILPPFSHLEASSDSSPYQRLPTSSSLSNNNNFRPPAILISVPSSEYVPQHTPLLSSGFIDRDRDRNRDGEELTDGDKRLMGMRASRLTTQEKMKLLRPLVVRYMLPLCAVYVEEYVINSGVAPTLVFPLPTYGLWSWLFKSPRDYYPFWSLTYQTFVFLSRSSLSLGLPPIPKRLLPLPAIIQFLVLSLLFLQAKTFFFSSPAYTPPADGDGGVDRSITIVFLLICLEGLCGGSGYVNTFYHVGREGSSVSENYDADGENEMGGDRRTLNVTEMEKKAMEREFRIGAVGAADSTGILFASLISMPLEIALCRSQVDQGRTMCREL